The Deltaproteobacteria bacterium region TATTTTCGATAAAGGAGAATACTTCTTCATGTTCTGCTTCAGCGCTCATGGGTAACAGTTTAAGAAAAGAAAGTATAACGGCTCTGTCTTTTAGATTTCCGCACGCCAGTTCGCCCACGATTAATGGGTGACATAATACGAAGCCGTTATTCAGCAAGTTTGCCAATTCA contains the following coding sequences:
- a CDS encoding VapC toxin family PIN domain ribonuclease, giving the protein ELANLLNNGFVLCHPLIVGELACGNLKDRAVILSFLKLLPMSAEAEHEEVFSFIENNRLMGRGIGYVDAQLVASAVLTGVPIWTLDKKLAQVADGLHIKYKN